In Triticum urartu cultivar G1812 chromosome 6, Tu2.1, whole genome shotgun sequence, the following proteins share a genomic window:
- the LOC125517380 gene encoding AT-hook motif nuclear-localized protein 24-like produces the protein MDPVTASIHGHHLPPPFNTRDFHHHLQQQQLHLKSEDDHGGGSPFGGHGTKHGHEDDENSGNGNGSGGELALISPSGGGLQDGGENGSRRPRGRPAGSKNKPKPPIIITRDSANTLRTHVMEVAGGCDISESITAFARRRQRGVCVLSGAGTVTNVTLRQPASQGAVVALHGRFEILSLSGSFLPPPAPPEATGLTVYLAGGKGQVVGGTVVGSLTAAGPVVIMAASFANAVYERLPLEEDELLAAQGQADSAGMLAAGQQASQMAGGDVDPSLFEGLPPNLLGNVQLPPEAASYRWNPGTAGGRPSPF, from the coding sequence ATGGATCCGGTTACTGCATCCATCCACGGTCACCATCTTCCTCCACCCTTCAACACCCGTGATTTCCATCACCAtctccagcagcagcagctgcaTCTCAAGTCGGAGGACGACCATGGCGGCGGCTCTCCGTTCGGCGGCCACGGCACCAAGCACGGCCACGAGGATGACGAGAACAGTGGCAACGGCAACGGCAGCGGCGGTGAGCTTGCTCTGATTTCCCCTTCAGGTGGCGGACTGCAGGATGGAGGCGAGAACGGATCGCGCCGACCGAGGGGCCGCCCGGCCGGGTCCAAGAACAAGCCGAAGCCTCCAATCATCATTACGCGGGACAGCGCTAACACGCTCCGGACGCACGTCATGGAGGTCGCGGGCGGGTGCGACATCTCCGAGAGCATCACGGCGTTCGCCCGCCGCCGGCAACGCGGGGTCTGCGTGCTGAGCGGCGCGGGCACCGTGACCAACGTCACGCTGCGGCAGCCTGCCTCGCAGGGCGCGGTTGTCGCCCTCCACGGCCGGTTCGAGATACTCTCACTGTCTGGCTCCTTCCTACCCCCTCCAGCACCACCGGAAGCCACAGGGCTCACCGTCTACCTTGCCGGCGGGAAGGGGCAGGTGGTGGGCGGCACCGTTGTCGGCTCGCTGACCGCTGCGGGGCCGGTGGTGATAATGGCAGCTTCCTTCGCGAACGCTGTCTACGAGCGATTGCCGTTGGAGGAAGACGAGTTGCTTGCAGCGCAAGGGCAGGCAGACAGCGCCGGGATGCTGGCTGCGGGGCAGCAAGCATCTCAGATGGCCGGCGGAGACGTGGATCCAAGCCTCTTCGAAGGGCTGCCACCGAACCTCCTCGGCAACGTGCAGCTCCCGCCTGAAGCTGCCAGCTACAGATGGAACCCAGGCACAGCCGGTGGCCGCCCGTCACCGTTCTAA